The following nucleotide sequence is from Acidobacteriota bacterium.
TACCGCCGCCGCCATGATTATCATTGTTGACTCTGCAAGGTTTTGCATAACCGCATCGTACATTTCGGCTGCTGATTTAACCTGAATTGTAGTTGCTGACGAAGGCGGCGACAGATTGACCGGGCCAGTAATCAAAGTGACCTTTGCGCCTCGTCGTCGCGCCGCCTCGGCAATCGCGTACCCCATTTTCCCCGACGACCGATTGGTAATGCCGCGAACCGGGTCAATCGCTTCATAAGTAGGACCTGCGGTAATCAGAATATTTTCATTCAATAAATCGTATGTTGCTTTGTCCGTCGCTGAAGTTTTCTTTTTACCTAAAATTTCCAAGGCTTTTTGAACAATTTGTTGCGGTTCCGCAAGCCTGCCGGGACCGACGGTTTTACAGGCGAGGTAACCGGATTCCGGGTCAACAAAAAGAACCCCGTGTTTCCTGAGCTTTTCAACATTTTCCTGCGTGGCAGGATGTGCCCACATTTCGACATTCATCGCCGGCGCCACAAGAACCGGCGCAGTTGCCGAAATATAAAGGGTGGTCAGGAAATCGTCAGCAATGCCATTGGCGAATTTAGCCAGGATATTGGCGGTGGCTGGCGCGACGAGAATCAAATCGGTATTTTGGGCGAGTTCGATGTGTTTAATTTCAGGGTCGTGTGTGGGTGTCCACATACCATCAATCACCGGATAACCCGATATTGACTGAAAGGTGAGCGGTGTAACCATGCGCGTGGCATTTTTGGTCATCACAACCTGAACTTCAACGCCACTTTTTTGTAAACCGCGCATCACCTCGACCGCTTTATATGCGCTGATTCCTCCGGTTACCCCTAATACCACCTTCATAGCCACTCAACACTTTCCAACCGAATCGACAGAGATTTATCTATCGGCTGAACCACGCTTATTCATTTAAAGCGCCTGATTTCTGAATCTGAGAAAATAGAATTTCCCCCTGTTCGGCTTCTTCCAATGCGATTCGTGTAAATTTTTTGGCATTCGACTTCACGCGAGCCGGTGCGCCTTTCTGTAACTGTTTGCTTCTTCTCGCTGCAATTAAAACCAGTCGATATTTACTATCAATATCGCTTGTCCAGTTTGTATCTTTTTCATCAGCCATTTCCGTATTCATCCTCCAAAAGATTTTATTATCAATTCAGTTTTATCCAATTGCCGGGACAACACTTGCCGTTCGGCGCGAATTATCGCCTCCAATGCCCGACAAGCGTTACCGAACTCATCATTTACAATAACAAATTGATAGTCCTTGCAATGTTTGATTTCATCACGCGCGTTTTTTAAACGCCGTTCAATATCCGCCTCGGTATTCTCGGCGCGTGCCCTTAATCTTGACTCTAAAATTTCAGGTGATGGGGGCAAAATAAAAATGCTTATCGCTTTGGGCATCTTTTCTTTTATCTGCGCTGCGCCCTGCACATCTATATCCAGGATAACATCCTTTCCACTCTTGATTATTTTGTCGGTGGTCGCTTGATGCGTTCCATAATAATTCCCGTGAACTTCGGCGCACTCCAGAAATTCGCCATTTTCTCGCATGAATTTAAATACGTCCTGAGAAACAAAATAATAGTCTTTACCATTTTGCTCTAATCCACGAGGTTGGCGCGTCGTGTAAGAAATAGAGTAACACAGGTTATCTATGGTTTTTAAGGCGTGATGAACCAATGAAGACTTCCCAGCGCCAGATGGTGCCGAAACAATGAACAAATTGCCTTCCGTCATGAGGTATTTTTTAGAAACTCCCGAATTAATCTGGGTCAATTAATATTCAATGGATTCAATGCCGATTTAATAAAAAGCTATTCGACATTTTGTGCCTGCTCGCGAAGTTTCTCA
It contains:
- the gmk gene encoding guanylate kinase; its protein translation is MTQINSGVSKKYLMTEGNLFIVSAPSGAGKSSLVHHALKTIDNLCYSISYTTRQPRGLEQNGKDYYFVSQDVFKFMRENGEFLECAEVHGNYYGTHQATTDKIIKSGKDVILDIDVQGAAQIKEKMPKAISIFILPPSPEILESRLRARAENTEADIERRLKNARDEIKHCKDYQFVIVNDEFGNACRALEAIIRAERQVLSRQLDKTELIIKSFGG
- the coaBC gene encoding bifunctional phosphopantothenoylcysteine decarboxylase/phosphopantothenate--cysteine ligase CoaBC yields the protein MKVVLGVTGGISAYKAVEVMRGLQKSGVEVQVVMTKNATRMVTPLTFQSISGYPVIDGMWTPTHDPEIKHIELAQNTDLILVAPATANILAKFANGIADDFLTTLYISATAPVLVAPAMNVEMWAHPATQENVEKLRKHGVLFVDPESGYLACKTVGPGRLAEPQQIVQKALEILGKKKTSATDKATYDLLNENILITAGPTYEAIDPVRGITNRSSGKMGYAIAEAARRRGAKVTLITGPVNLSPPSSATTIQVKSAAEMYDAVMQNLAESTMIIMAAAVADYTPAKKANHKIKKGDGKIILELEPTKDILAAVGRVKDGRVLIGFAAETENVEANARKKLINKKADLIVANDVSRIDSGFEVNSNQVSLISLEETINLELLPKMEVAEKILDSALIIKQSNRIHP
- the rpoZ gene encoding DNA-directed RNA polymerase subunit omega, with amino-acid sequence MADEKDTNWTSDIDSKYRLVLIAARRSKQLQKGAPARVKSNAKKFTRIALEEAEQGEILFSQIQKSGALNE